From Rhododendron vialii isolate Sample 1 chromosome 10a, ASM3025357v1, the proteins below share one genomic window:
- the LOC131303918 gene encoding mannan endo-1,4-beta-mannosidase 2-like: MGLTFTLDGRIFYINGWNSYCLMDHAVDEYTRPKVIAMLQARAKIGLTVCRTWAFNDGRYNALQISPSLYDDRVFKHAQISTLDKLKRSY, from the exons ATGGGACTCACTTTTACTTTGGATGGTAGAATTTTCTACATTAACGGGTGGAACTCATACTGCTTAATGGACCATGCTGTCGATGAATATACTAGACCTAAAGTCATTGCAATGCTTCAAGCCAGGGCGAAAATAGGTCTCACTGTATGCAGAACTTGGGCCTTCAATGATGGTCGCTACAATGCCCTTCAGATTTCTCCCAGTCTATACGATGACCGCGTATTCAAG CATGCCCAAATTAGTACCTTGGACAAGCTGAAGAGGAGCTACTAG